Proteins found in one Miscanthus floridulus cultivar M001 chromosome 4, ASM1932011v1, whole genome shotgun sequence genomic segment:
- the LOC136549697 gene encoding LOW QUALITY PROTEIN: protein LONGIFOLIA 1-like (The sequence of the model RefSeq protein was modified relative to this genomic sequence to represent the inferred CDS: inserted 1 base in 1 codon; deleted 4 bases in 4 codons): MPAKYLGLGALAEDRRPDLHRQVGCVTGILQAFDRRHPLASSHKRLLPPPTAGHALSSSPSKGGECTRYSPQIVLEKNSSKTWADSQRAPAAELSQTSYSSSPSSSFSSLDGNRSTQQDLSSTDRMLFPERPFKSSPKLKSSFDSDNGLGYLDDAPTKSKNMPIVQSSLPTLGIRNLVKDSIYKDNRELSARICTEEGKDHPSNCRDQPRQLNGPSRDSTQGKSKGLVDINESLRVLAKLREASWTPPESAHHARLSYDAPRFSYDGKEAASKLREVPRLSLDIKDGHLWNREIDSRSNPSLSSADRSSNTVTGSNAAFETQQEQPACKRLPSVVAKLMGLEELPEHNQSTASSHACKTVQESKQEAMLNPLSISSHNEHALRQQRNHDSTVRNLPNSKFPVETAPWKQQERIVLPRKLPKGSKGAHAREQPAASVFSDIEKRLKDLDFQQSNKDLRALKQILDSMQAKGLLENKKREEASMPKLYDGNHDGQETASVNMRLNSNTNNMWMPEESNAESXFKSPIVIMKPSKSANLFSEMDSSIFPLGGSSDPPHSQTSNSTDRRKASTINGTAKEQHAKFSQKVPTSQPLVSYDRRSYGRNDDSSNNQKSSSLLVTESSSRRQQLPRDSNISMQKNKNSTSPRLLQRELDSERRARPPIPSAESNKSQRQSGDRNNSETVSPRSKFRRKLVRPQEGDGGMPNGFNNRTRSLNQHGNDMSKRSDGSISVASELDIISNDRSTEVNISNFEQGIGSPSGRNPQKVKTSYDTSKDVPSVDPSATISERPSPVSVLDSSFDQEDLFPTSRTPNSLAVDDERQTLEEPWKPSDTKPIEVAMQSKNNKLANVASLLEKLQQLSVNKDEDAPPVDHIAFLCETESPDHRYVSEILLASGLLMKDLGSGQAGLQLHSSGYPINPDLFHVLEQRKAGWVSIPDSIHQSRSGAKSDPKRAHRKLMFDTVNELLLQKFEKETAVYSVSSFTRAKDPPAKTPSGQQLLKFISSGVEDLDMERSSIWQKEGSVIPDAEILQRLQGWTSFSKELPGMVLEIERLIFKELVDEVVHGESADGRQAEKAASRRRRRLFA, translated from the exons ATGCCGGCCAAGTACCTGGGCCTGGGGGCGTTGGCGGAGGACAGGCGCCCGGACCTCCACCGCCAGGTGGGCTGCGTCACCGGGATCTTGCAGGCCTTCGACCGCCGCCACCCTCTCGCCTCCTCCCACAAGAGGCTCCTTCCTCCCCCAACAG CAGGCCATGCACTATCCAGCAGCCCAAGCAAAGGGGGAGAGTGCACAAGATATTCACCCCAGATTGTTCTG GAGAAGAACTCGAGTAAAACATGGGCTGATAGCCAAAGAGCTCCAGCAGCAGAACTGTCTCAAACCTCATATTCGTCATCACCCTCTTCGTCATTCTCGTCCCTTGATGGCAACAGGTCAACACAACAAGACCTATCATCCACTGACCGAATGCTATTTCCAGAGAGGCCGTTCAAGAGCTCGCCGAAGCTCAAGAGTTCTTTTGACAGTGACAATGGCCTCGGCTACCTTGATGATGCGCCTACCAAGTCCAAGAACATGCCCATAGTTCAATCCAGCCTGCCAACTCTTGGTATAAGAAATCTTGTGAAGGATTCAATCTATAAGGATAACCGTGAATTGTCAGCCAGAATTTGCACTGAAGAAGGAAAAGATCACCCATCCAATTGTAGAGATCAACCTAGGCAATTGAATGGGCCT TCCCGTGACAGTACACAAGGAAAAAGCAAGGGTCTCGTGGACATCAATGAATCGCTTCGAGTGCTAGCCAAGCTCAGGGAAGCTTCGTGGACTCCTCCTGAATCTGCCCATCATGCAAGACTTTCATATGATGCTCCTCGGTTCTCATACGATGGGAAGGAAGCAGCATCAAAACTGAGGGAGGTACCAAGGTTGTCACTGGACATCAAGGACGGTCACCTTTGGAATCGTGAAATTGACTCTAGATCAAACCCAAGCTTGAGTTCTGCAGACAGAAGCAGCAACACTGTTACTGGGTCCAATGCAGCTTTCGAGACCCAGCAGGAACAGCCTGCCTGCAAGCGGCTTCCTAGCGTTGTTGCAAAGCTCATGGGTTTGGAAGAGTTGCCTGAGCATAATCAAAGTACAGCATCATCACATGCA TGCAAAACCGTTCAAGAGAGCAAGCAAGAGGCCATGTTGAACCCCTTGAGCATCTCATCCCACAACGAGCATGCTCTTCGACAACAAAGGAATCATGATTCAACTGTAAGAAATCTACCCAACTCTAAGTTTCCTGTCGAAACTGCACCATGGAAGCAACAAGAAAGGATTGTCCTTCCTCGAAAACTGCCGAAGGGATCAAAAGGAGCCCATGCTAGAGAACAACCTGCTGCATCAGTCTTCAGTGACATAGAGAAGCGGCTCAAGGATCTTGATTTTCAACAATCAAACAAGGACCTTAGAGCGCTTAAACAGATTTTGGATTCCATGCAAGCAAAAGGGCTATTGGAAAACAAGAAACGGGAGGAAGCATCTATGCCAAAGTTATATGATGGAAACCATGATGGCCAAGAGACAGCCAGTGTGAACATGAGACTGAACAGTAACACCAACAACATGTGGATGCCTGAAGAGAGCAATGCTGAAA TCTTCAAATCGCCTATTGTGATCATGAAACCTTCAAAATCTGCAAACCTTTTCAGTGAAATGGATTCTTCAATCTTCCCATTAGGGGGTTCATCTGATCCCCCACATTCGCAAACAAGCAATAGCACTGATAGAAGGAAAGCTTCAACAATCAATGGAACAGCTAAAGAGCAACATGCGAAATTTAGTCAAAAGGTGCCTACTTCTCAACCCCTTGTTTCTTATGACAGGAGATCATATGGAAGGAATGACGATAGCAGCAACAACCAAAAATCTAGTTCACTGCTGGTTACTGAGAGCTCATCCAGAAGACAGCAGCTGCCAAGAGACAGTAACATAAGTATGCAAAAGAATAAAAACTCCACTAGCCCAAGGTTACTACAGAGAGAACTTGATTCAGAGCGTAGGGCTAGACCACCTATCCCTTCTGCTGAGTCTAACAAAAGCCAAAGGCAATCTGGAGATAGGAATAATTCAGAAACAGTGTCACCCCGAAGCAAATTCAGAAGGAAACTTGTGCGTCCACAAGAAGGTGAT GGTGGCATGCCCAATGGATTCAACAACAGGACAAGGAGCCTGAATCAGCATGGCAATGATATGTCCAAAAGGTCAGATGGA AGTATAAGTGTTGCTTCAGAGCTGGATATCATAAGCAATGACAGATCTACAGAAGTTAATATTTCTAACTTTGAGCAAGGCATTGGAAGTCCATCTGGAAGGAACCCACAAAAAGTG AAAACTTCATATGATACAAGCAAGGATGTGCCATCTGTAGACCCTTCGGCTACTATTTCGGAACGGCCCAGTCCAGTTTCTGTGTTGGACTCTTCATTTGATCAGGAGGATTTGTTCCCTACCAGCAGGACTCCAAATTCACTTGCTGTTG ATGATGAGCGCCAAACATTAGAGGAACCCTGGAAACCTTCTGATACAAAGCCAATAGAGGTTGCTATGCAGTCCAAGAACAATAAACTCGCCAATGTTGCGAGCTTGCTTGAGAAGCTCCAGCAGCTTAGCGTGAACAAGGATGAGGATGCACCTCCGGTTGACCATATTGCTTTCTTGTGTGAGACAGAAAGCCCAGACCACCGCTACGTGTCTGAGATACTGCTGGCCTCGGGTCTTCTGATGAAAGACCTAGGTTCAGGACAGGCAGGTCTCCAGCTCCACTCTTCTGGCTACCCGATCAACCCTGACTTGTTCCACGTGTTGGAGCAGAGAAAGGCAGGATGGGTCAGTATACCTGATAGCATCCATCAGAGCAGAAGCGGCGCAAAATCTGATCCCAAGAGAGCGCACCGGAAGCTGATGTTTGACACTGTGAATGAGCTTCTGCTTCAGAAGTTTGAGAAGGAAACCGCAGTTTATTCGGTCAGTTCCTTCACCAGAGCGAAGGATCCACCTGCAAAGACTCCTAGCGGGCAGCAACTGCTGAAGTTCATATCCTCAGGAGTCGAAGACCTGGACATGGAGCGATCGTCCATCTGGCAGAAGGAAGGCAGCGTGATACCTGATGCAGAGATCCTGCAGAGGCTGCAGGGATGGACGAGCTTCAGCAAGGAGCTCCCGGGGATGGTGCTGGAGATCGAAAGGTTGATATTCAAGGAGCTGGTGGACGAGGTGGTGCATGGGGAGTCTGCTGACGGCAGGCAGGCGGAGAAGGCGGCAAGCAGGCGGAGAAGGCGGCTCTTTGCTTGA